One segment of Clarias gariepinus isolate MV-2021 ecotype Netherlands chromosome 6, CGAR_prim_01v2, whole genome shotgun sequence DNA contains the following:
- the myl9b gene encoding myosin regulatory light polypeptide 9b — MSSKRAKGKSTKKRPQRATSNVFAMFDQSQIQEFKEAFNMIDQNRDGFIDKEDLHDMLASLGKNPSDDYLEGMMSEAPGPINFTMFLTMFGERLNGTDPEDVIRNAFACFDEEGTGVIHEDHLRELLTTMGDRFTDEEVDELFREAPIDKKGNFNYAEFTRILKHGAKDKDDM, encoded by the exons ATGTCCAGCAAACGAGCCAAGGGGAAGTCCACAAAGAAGAGGCCACAGAGGGCCACGTCTAATGTCTTCGCTATGTTCGACCAGTCCCAGATCCAGGAGTTCAAAGAGGCCTTCAATATGATTGACCAGAACAGGGACGGATTCATCGACAAGGAGGATCTACATGACATGTTGGCCTCACTGG gtaAGAACCCGTCTGATGACTACCTAGAGGGCATGATGAGCGAAGCTCCAGGTCCCATTAACTTCACCATGTTCCTCACAATGTTCGGAGAGCGTCTGAATGGAACAGACCCTGAGGATGTGATCAGGAACGCCTTCGCCTGCTTCGATGAGGAGGGAACCG GTGTGATTCACGAGGATCACCTGAGAGAGCTGTTGACCACCATGGGGGATCGCTTCACCGACGAGGAAGTGGACGAGCTATTCCGAGAGGCTCCCATCGACAAGAAAGGAAACTTTAACTATGCCGAATTCACACGCATCCTCAAACACGGGGCTAAGGACAAGGATGACATGTAA